The following are encoded in a window of Microbacterium sp. LWO13-1.2 genomic DNA:
- the rpsA gene encoding 30S ribosomal protein S1, translated as MTTATTAPATKQVAINDIGSAEDFLAAVEKTLKFFNDGDIIEGTIVKIDRDEVLLDVGYKTEGVIPSRELSIKHDVDPNEVVKVGDEVEALVLQKEDKEGRLILSKKRAQYERAWGDVEKIKENDGVVTGTVIEVVKGGLIVDIGLRGFLPASLIELRRVRDLTPYLGQEIEAKILELDKNRNNVVLSRRALLEQTQSESRTTFLNNLHKGQVRKGVVSSIVNFGAFVDLGGVDGLVHVSELSWKHIEHASEVVEVGQEVTVEILEVDLDRERVSLSLKATQEDPWQVFARTHAIGQVTPGKVTKLVPFGAFVRVADGIEGLVHISELSSKHVELAEQVVSVGEEVFVKVIDIDLERRRISLSLKQANESVDPNGTEFDPALYGMLAEYDENGEYKYPEGFDAETGAWKDGFDSQREAWEQEYAAAQARWEAHKTQVTKAAEAEAEAGADFGGQVFSSEATGAGTLADDEALAALREKLSGGNA; from the coding sequence ATGACTACCGCAACGACCGCCCCGGCCACCAAGCAGGTCGCCATCAACGACATCGGATCTGCTGAGGACTTCCTGGCCGCGGTCGAGAAGACCCTGAAGTTCTTCAACGACGGCGACATCATCGAAGGAACGATCGTCAAGATCGACCGCGATGAGGTTCTGCTGGACGTCGGCTACAAGACCGAGGGTGTCATCCCCTCGCGCGAGCTCTCCATCAAGCACGACGTCGACCCCAACGAGGTCGTCAAGGTCGGCGACGAGGTCGAGGCTCTTGTTCTCCAGAAGGAGGACAAGGAAGGCCGTCTGATCCTCTCCAAGAAGCGCGCACAGTACGAGCGTGCCTGGGGAGACGTCGAGAAGATCAAGGAGAACGACGGCGTCGTCACCGGTACGGTCATCGAGGTCGTCAAGGGTGGACTCATCGTCGACATCGGCCTCCGTGGCTTCCTTCCGGCTTCGCTCATCGAGCTGCGCCGCGTCCGCGACCTCACGCCGTACCTCGGCCAGGAGATCGAAGCGAAGATCCTCGAGCTCGACAAGAACCGCAACAACGTCGTGCTCAGCCGCCGTGCGCTGCTCGAGCAGACGCAGTCGGAGTCGCGCACCACGTTCCTGAACAACCTGCACAAGGGTCAAGTCCGCAAGGGTGTCGTGTCGTCGATCGTCAACTTCGGTGCGTTCGTCGACCTGGGCGGCGTGGACGGCCTCGTGCACGTCTCCGAGCTGTCCTGGAAGCACATCGAGCACGCCTCCGAGGTCGTCGAGGTTGGCCAGGAGGTCACCGTCGAGATCCTTGAGGTCGACCTCGACCGCGAGCGCGTCTCCCTGTCGCTGAAGGCGACGCAGGAGGACCCGTGGCAGGTCTTCGCCCGTACCCACGCGATCGGTCAGGTCACGCCGGGTAAGGTCACCAAGCTCGTTCCGTTCGGTGCGTTCGTTCGCGTCGCAGACGGCATCGAGGGCCTCGTCCACATCTCCGAGCTCTCCAGCAAGCACGTCGAGCTGGCCGAGCAGGTCGTGTCGGTCGGCGAAGAGGTCTTCGTCAAGGTCATCGACATCGACCTCGAGCGTCGCCGCATCTCGCTCTCGCTCAAGCAGGCGAACGAGTCGGTCGACCCCAACGGCACCGAGTTCGACCCGGCGCTGTACGGCATGCTGGCCGAGTACGACGAGAACGGCGAGTACAAGTACCCGGAGGGCTTCGACGCCGAGACCGGTGCTTGGAAGGACGGCTTCGACTCGCAGCGCGAGGCATGGGAGCAGGAGTACGCTGCAGCCCAGGCTCGCTGGGAGGCTCACAAGACTCAGGTCACCAAGGCGGCCGAGGCTGAAGCAGAAGCCGGCGCCGACTTCGGTGGACAGGTGTTCTCCAGCGAGGCGACCGGTGCTGGCACCCTCGCCGACGACGAGGCTCTCGCTGCTCTGCGCGAGAAGCTCTCGGGCGGCAACGCGTAA
- the coaE gene encoding dephospho-CoA kinase: MPLIALTGGIASGKSTIARRLADHGAIIVDADQIVRDVQAPGSPVLQQIAEAFGDGVITAEGALDRASLGAKVFGDPELLARLNGIVHPAVRAESQRRFEEAQAADSSAVVVYDVPLLVEARVDDPWDLIVVAHAPVAERLRRLVELRGMDERSAQERIDAQVSDDRRLAIADVVIDTAGTIEETRTQTDALWERVRAQ; this comes from the coding sequence ATGCCTCTCATCGCACTCACCGGCGGCATCGCGTCCGGAAAGTCGACCATCGCGAGGCGTCTGGCAGACCATGGAGCGATCATCGTGGACGCCGACCAGATCGTCCGAGACGTCCAGGCCCCTGGATCTCCCGTGCTCCAGCAGATCGCGGAGGCCTTCGGTGACGGCGTCATCACCGCGGAGGGCGCGCTCGATCGCGCGTCCCTCGGCGCGAAGGTCTTCGGTGACCCAGAGCTCCTCGCCCGATTGAACGGGATCGTGCACCCGGCGGTCCGCGCCGAATCGCAGCGCCGGTTTGAGGAAGCGCAGGCCGCCGACTCGTCGGCAGTCGTCGTGTACGACGTGCCGCTGCTCGTCGAGGCGCGCGTCGACGATCCCTGGGACCTCATCGTCGTCGCGCACGCCCCGGTCGCAGAGCGGCTGCGCCGGCTCGTCGAACTGCGCGGCATGGATGAGCGATCGGCCCAGGAGCGGATCGACGCACAGGTGTCCGACGATCGGCGTCTTGCGATCGCCGATGTCGTGATCGACACCGCCGGCACGATCGAGGAGACGCGGACCCAGACCGATGCCCTCTGGGAGCGGGTCCGCGCCCAGTGA
- a CDS encoding MFS transporter, with translation MSAESFSGHAPGSPSFRRLITGLFFAGIATFAQLYSPQAVLPAIADDLGITPAAAALSVSAATLGLAAAVIPWSMVADRIGRIRAMGIGVLAATALGLCAPLSAEIGALLVLRFAEGIALGAVPAVALAYLSEEVGARHAAAAAGSYIAGTTVGGLVGRILSGVVGEAAGWRAGIWAVAALCAVAAALFLWLTPRARGFVPRRMHDDGPSILTTLLVPLRSATQLALYAQGFLLMGAFVAVYNYLGFHLSAAPFLLPAWLITSLFLAYLAGTASSPLAGSLASRHGRYPVLLGSIALTSCGAVLMLVPVAAVVLVGLVLFTAGFFGAHAVASGWAPAAVAAESRAQASSLYYFGYYAGSSLFGWGLGLVFGHEGWTWFVLLVVGMCAVAAFFAVVGLRAVPSGHV, from the coding sequence GTGAGCGCGGAATCCTTCTCCGGGCACGCGCCGGGATCGCCCTCCTTCCGGCGCCTCATCACGGGCCTCTTCTTCGCCGGTATCGCGACGTTCGCGCAGTTGTACTCGCCGCAGGCGGTGCTGCCGGCGATCGCCGATGATCTCGGCATCACCCCGGCCGCTGCCGCGCTGAGCGTCTCGGCGGCGACACTCGGACTGGCCGCCGCCGTGATCCCGTGGTCAATGGTCGCGGATCGCATCGGCCGGATCCGCGCGATGGGCATCGGCGTACTGGCGGCGACGGCGCTCGGTCTGTGTGCTCCGCTGAGCGCGGAGATCGGGGCTCTGCTCGTGCTGCGCTTCGCCGAAGGGATTGCGCTCGGTGCTGTTCCGGCGGTCGCGTTGGCGTACCTGAGTGAGGAAGTCGGCGCGCGTCATGCGGCGGCGGCAGCGGGAAGCTACATCGCGGGTACCACCGTCGGCGGACTCGTCGGTCGCATCCTCTCCGGAGTGGTGGGCGAAGCGGCGGGATGGCGGGCAGGTATCTGGGCTGTGGCGGCGCTCTGCGCTGTGGCGGCTGCGCTGTTCCTCTGGCTCACGCCGCGGGCGCGTGGCTTCGTGCCCCGTCGGATGCACGACGACGGTCCCAGCATCCTCACGACCCTCCTGGTGCCGCTGAGATCCGCAACACAGCTTGCGCTGTACGCACAGGGATTCCTGCTGATGGGCGCGTTCGTCGCGGTCTACAACTACCTCGGCTTCCATCTCTCGGCAGCGCCATTCCTGCTGCCGGCATGGCTCATCACATCGCTGTTCCTGGCCTATCTCGCCGGAACCGCCTCCTCGCCGTTGGCGGGGTCGCTCGCGTCGCGGCACGGGCGATATCCGGTGCTGCTCGGATCGATCGCGTTGACATCCTGCGGTGCGGTTCTGATGCTGGTGCCGGTCGCTGCCGTCGTGCTCGTCGGTCTGGTGCTCTTCACTGCCGGTTTCTTCGGCGCTCATGCCGTTGCATCCGGCTGGGCACCCGCGGCCGTGGCCGCGGAGAGCCGCGCCCAGGCGTCGTCTCTGTACTACTTCGGCTACTACGCCGGGTCGAGCCTCTTCGGATGGGGGCTCGGTCTCGTGTTCGGTCACGAAGGATGGACCTGGTTCGTGCTTCTGGTCGTGGGGATGTGCGCGGTCGCTGCCTTCTTCGCCGTGGTCGGATTGCGCGCCGTCCCGTCCGGGCACGTCTGA
- a CDS encoding GNAT family N-acetyltransferase, producing the protein MHKRYLAAYDDQLRTDSESVHALDTVMHGPLRLSVFPGGRGFISYADLGGADAQRIGELVDAAIEHFRALPGTTSVEWKTRGHDHAPGLHEALLSRGFIAEDPESIMIGEAVLLAHDVAVPEGVEIRRTRSDADVWAMEEMQGTVFEDPDWRTRAETTLRRVHEDDTVELWIALDSGRVVSAGRLEPVEGTEFAGLWGGATLPEWRGRGIYRALTAQRARSALARGKRYLQSDCTEFSRPILERSGLVKVSTTTPYVWTKPAR; encoded by the coding sequence ATGCACAAGCGCTATCTCGCCGCGTACGACGATCAGCTCCGCACGGATTCTGAGTCCGTACATGCCCTCGATACCGTGATGCACGGGCCGCTGCGTCTGTCAGTCTTTCCCGGTGGACGCGGCTTCATCAGCTATGCCGATCTCGGGGGAGCAGATGCGCAGAGGATCGGGGAACTCGTCGACGCGGCCATCGAGCACTTCCGCGCTCTGCCCGGCACGACATCGGTCGAGTGGAAGACGCGCGGGCACGATCACGCTCCAGGACTGCATGAGGCGCTCTTATCGCGTGGATTCATCGCTGAGGATCCCGAGTCGATCATGATCGGCGAGGCCGTGCTGCTCGCACATGACGTGGCAGTGCCGGAAGGCGTCGAGATCCGCCGGACGCGCAGCGACGCCGATGTCTGGGCGATGGAGGAGATGCAGGGAACGGTGTTCGAGGATCCGGATTGGCGGACGAGAGCGGAGACGACGCTGCGTCGCGTGCACGAGGACGACACGGTGGAACTCTGGATCGCCCTCGACAGCGGACGAGTGGTGAGCGCCGGGCGTCTCGAGCCCGTCGAAGGAACCGAGTTCGCGGGCCTCTGGGGCGGCGCCACGTTGCCCGAGTGGCGCGGTCGAGGCATCTATCGCGCACTCACCGCGCAGCGGGCGCGATCCGCTCTCGCCCGCGGCAAGAGGTACCTGCAGTCGGATTGCACGGAGTTCTCAAGACCGATCCTGGAGCGCTCCGGGCTGGTCAAGGTCTCGACGACGACTCCGTACGTGTGGACGAAGCCGGCACGCTGA
- a CDS encoding DUF4126 domain-containing protein, which yields MIEFIIGSSLAASAGLNAWMPLFLLGLADRLLPAMALPAGWSWLSSDVALWILGALLLLEIVADKIPALDSVNDIVQSIIRPAAGGIAFGAGSGAQTVAVADPASFFTDNTWVPVVVGIAIALVVHVVKATARVAANATTGGLAAPVLSTAEDGASFLLAALAIIVPIAAGVALIALIIGVVVLLRRRRARRAADRGEQAVG from the coding sequence GTGATCGAGTTCATCATCGGCTCCAGCCTGGCCGCATCCGCTGGTCTCAACGCGTGGATGCCCCTGTTCCTGCTCGGCCTTGCCGACCGCCTGCTGCCGGCGATGGCGTTGCCTGCCGGCTGGTCGTGGCTGTCCAGCGACGTCGCCCTCTGGATCCTCGGAGCCCTCCTGCTGCTGGAGATCGTCGCCGACAAGATCCCGGCGCTCGACTCCGTGAACGACATCGTGCAGAGCATCATCCGCCCGGCCGCCGGAGGTATCGCCTTCGGGGCGGGATCCGGAGCGCAGACGGTCGCCGTCGCCGATCCTGCGTCGTTCTTCACCGACAACACCTGGGTGCCTGTCGTCGTCGGCATTGCGATCGCCCTCGTCGTTCACGTAGTCAAGGCGACAGCGCGCGTCGCGGCGAACGCCACGACCGGCGGGCTGGCGGCTCCGGTGCTCAGCACCGCCGAAGACGGCGCATCGTTCCTCCTCGCGGCGCTGGCGATCATCGTCCCGATCGCCGCCGGTGTCGCCTTGATCGCTCTGATCATCGGCGTCGTCGTGCTTCTTCGCCGCAGGCGTGCCCGCCGTGCCGCCGATCGTGGCGAGCAGGCCGTCGGCTAG
- the uvrB gene encoding excinuclease ABC subunit UvrB — translation MQPTRSVRPFEVISEYAPAGDQPAAIADLAARINAGETDVVLLGATGTGKSATTAWLIEQVQRPTLVLSHNKTLAAQLANEFRELMPNNAVEYFVSYYDYYQPEAYVPQTDTFIEKDSSVNAEVERLRHSTTNSLLSRRDVVVVSTVSCIYGLGAPEEYLRAMVALQVGERYDRDALIRQFISMQYNRNDVDFSRGNFRVRGDTIEIIPVYEESAIRIELFGDEIEALYSLHPLTGEVIEKLDAVPIFPASHYVASADVIQRSIGTIEAELADRLAEFERQGKLLEAQRLRMRTTFDLEMLQQLGFCSGIENYSRHMDNRSPGEPPHTLLDFFPDDFLLVIDESHVTVPQIGAMYEGDASRKRTLVEHGFRLPSAMDNRPLRWDEFKNRIGQTVYLSATPGKYEMGIADGIVEQIIRPTGLVDPQIIVKPSKGQIDDLLEEIRLRVERDERILVTTLTKKMAEELTDFLGEHGVRVRYLHSDVDTLRRVELLSELRAGVYDVLVGINLLREGLDLPEVSLVAILDADKEGFLRSGTSLIQTIGRAARNVSGEVHMYADKMTDSMAKAIDETDRRREKQVAYNLERGIDPQPLRKRIADITEVLAREGADTAEMMSKRGRATGKGKSPTPNLRRTGIAAEGAQQLEATIQDLSDQMLAAAGELKFELAARLRDEVQDMKKELRAMERAGHA, via the coding sequence ATGCAACCCACGCGCAGTGTCCGTCCTTTCGAGGTCATCAGCGAGTACGCGCCGGCGGGCGACCAGCCCGCGGCGATCGCCGACCTCGCCGCACGGATCAATGCCGGTGAGACCGACGTCGTCCTCCTGGGTGCCACCGGCACGGGAAAGTCCGCGACCACAGCGTGGCTCATCGAACAGGTGCAGCGTCCGACGCTGGTGCTCTCGCACAACAAGACGCTCGCGGCTCAGCTGGCCAACGAGTTTCGTGAGCTCATGCCGAACAACGCGGTCGAGTACTTCGTGTCCTATTACGACTACTACCAGCCCGAGGCCTACGTACCGCAGACCGACACCTTCATCGAGAAGGACTCCTCCGTCAACGCCGAGGTCGAGCGACTGCGGCACTCCACGACCAACTCGCTGCTGTCGCGTCGCGATGTCGTCGTGGTCTCGACGGTCTCCTGCATCTACGGCCTCGGCGCGCCGGAGGAGTACCTCCGCGCGATGGTCGCGCTCCAGGTGGGGGAGCGATACGACCGTGACGCGCTGATCAGGCAGTTCATCTCGATGCAGTACAACCGCAATGACGTCGACTTCTCCCGCGGCAACTTCCGGGTGCGCGGCGACACGATCGAGATCATCCCCGTCTACGAGGAGAGCGCGATCCGCATCGAGTTGTTCGGCGATGAGATCGAGGCGTTGTACTCCCTGCATCCGCTGACCGGCGAGGTCATCGAGAAGCTCGATGCGGTGCCGATCTTCCCCGCGTCGCACTATGTCGCCAGTGCCGATGTGATCCAGCGGTCCATCGGCACGATCGAGGCGGAATTGGCCGATCGCCTCGCCGAGTTCGAGCGGCAGGGCAAGCTGCTCGAGGCGCAGCGTCTGCGGATGCGCACGACCTTCGATCTGGAGATGCTGCAGCAACTGGGCTTCTGCTCCGGAATCGAGAACTACTCGCGACACATGGACAACCGCTCACCCGGTGAGCCGCCGCACACGCTGCTGGACTTCTTCCCCGACGATTTCCTGCTGGTGATCGACGAGTCGCACGTGACCGTGCCGCAGATCGGGGCGATGTACGAAGGCGACGCCTCGCGTAAGCGCACGCTGGTGGAGCACGGTTTCCGGCTGCCGAGTGCGATGGACAACAGGCCTCTGCGCTGGGACGAGTTCAAGAACAGGATCGGGCAGACCGTCTACCTCTCCGCAACCCCGGGCAAATACGAGATGGGCATCGCCGACGGCATCGTCGAGCAGATCATCCGCCCGACCGGTCTCGTCGATCCGCAGATCATCGTCAAGCCGTCCAAGGGGCAGATCGATGACCTGCTCGAGGAGATCCGTCTGCGCGTCGAGCGTGACGAGCGCATCCTCGTCACGACGCTGACGAAGAAGATGGCCGAAGAGCTGACGGACTTCCTCGGCGAACATGGTGTGCGCGTGCGCTACCTGCACTCCGATGTCGACACGCTGCGTCGCGTCGAGCTTCTCAGCGAGCTGCGTGCCGGGGTCTACGACGTGCTCGTCGGCATCAACCTGCTCCGTGAGGGCCTCGACCTTCCCGAGGTCTCGCTGGTCGCGATTCTCGATGCCGACAAGGAGGGCTTCCTCCGTTCGGGAACGTCGCTGATCCAGACCATCGGCCGCGCCGCACGAAATGTGTCGGGCGAGGTGCACATGTATGCCGACAAGATGACCGATTCCATGGCGAAGGCGATCGACGAGACCGATCGCCGCCGCGAGAAGCAGGTGGCGTACAACCTGGAGAGGGGCATCGACCCGCAGCCGCTGCGGAAGCGGATCGCCGACATCACCGAGGTGCTCGCCAGAGAGGGCGCCGACACCGCAGAGATGATGTCCAAGCGCGGGCGTGCAACCGGCAAGGGCAAATCGCCGACGCCGAACCTGCGGCGCACCGGCATCGCAGCCGAGGGCGCTCAGCAGTTGGAAGCCACCATCCAGGACCTGTCCGACCAGATGCTCGCAGCTGCCGGGGAACTCAAGTTCGAACTCGCAGCCCGTCTCCGCGACGAGGTGCAGGACATGAAGAAGGAACTGCGCGCGATGGAACGCGCGGGACACGCCTGA
- a CDS encoding TfoX/Sxy family protein: protein MDDAGNELADRIRALLSADVALEERRMFGSRAFLVEGRILVGARKGGVLLVRVTTEHGAALLTQPGATPAVMGARTMSPNWLDVAPSAIEDDDALMSWLDAAREDSATLS, encoded by the coding sequence ATGGATGACGCGGGGAACGAGCTCGCCGATCGCATCCGCGCTCTGCTGAGCGCCGACGTCGCGCTGGAGGAGCGCCGCATGTTCGGCAGCCGCGCCTTCCTGGTCGAGGGGCGGATCCTCGTCGGGGCACGCAAGGGCGGTGTCCTACTCGTTCGTGTCACCACCGAGCACGGCGCAGCATTGCTGACTCAGCCCGGTGCCACCCCGGCGGTCATGGGGGCGCGAACCATGAGCCCGAACTGGCTGGATGTCGCGCCGAGCGCGATCGAAGACGACGATGCGCTGATGTCCTGGCTCGACGCGGCGCGGGAGGACAGCGCGACGCTGAGCTGA
- a CDS encoding MarR family transcriptional regulator yields MTASDDLLRLENQLCFALVTAARNVVAIYRPILEPLGLTHPQYLVMLALWERSPRALNDLAADLALEPATASPLVKRLEKEGLVTRQRSAGDERRLDITLTDSGRALRERALDVPQQVMSAVGMDVDEVATLRDGVARFAGRTEGV; encoded by the coding sequence GTGACGGCCTCTGACGATCTGCTCCGGCTGGAGAACCAGCTCTGCTTCGCGCTTGTGACGGCGGCGCGCAACGTCGTCGCGATCTATCGGCCGATCCTCGAGCCCCTCGGTCTCACGCATCCGCAATATCTCGTGATGCTGGCGCTGTGGGAACGCTCTCCTCGCGCGTTGAACGATCTCGCAGCCGACCTCGCGCTGGAGCCCGCCACCGCATCGCCGCTCGTGAAACGACTCGAGAAGGAAGGACTCGTCACCCGGCAGCGCAGCGCCGGCGACGAACGCCGTCTCGACATCACGCTCACCGATTCCGGGCGGGCACTGCGGGAGCGTGCCCTCGATGTGCCGCAGCAGGTGATGTCGGCGGTGGGGATGGATGTCGATGAAGTCGCGACGTTGCGTGACGGCGTCGCACGGTTCGCGGGGCGCACCGAAGGAGTGTGA
- the uvrA gene encoding excinuclease ABC subunit UvrA produces MPIVPVVTPGKLSVRGARVHNLKNVDIDIPRDSLVVFTGLSGSGKSSLAFDTIFAEGQRRYVESLSAYARQFLGQVDRPDVDFIEGLSPAVSIDQKSTNRNPRSTVGTITEIYDYMRLLWARIGIPHCPECGEKIQRQTVQQIADQLMELPERTRYQIVAPVVSQKKGEFVDLFRELGAKGYSRAIVDGELIQLAEPPTLKKSYKHDIAVVVDRLVASDDILGRVTDSVETALGLAGGVVQVNFVDGEGDDAWQTFSEKLACPNGHALTLTEIEPRTFSFNAPFGACPSCSGLGTRMSVDVDLMLGDEDLSIREGVIIPWTTQGKGLFQYYERLLEGLSRDLDFSLDTPWRKLHSDVQDAILRGENYKVTVKWKNRYGREMRYASGFEGVVPYIERQYLQAESDNQRNRWGEYLREVPCPVCQGNRLKPEVLAVQVHGHSIAEVSHLSLADARGFMEKLVLTDREAKIAAQVLREIRLRLDFLLQVGLSYLNLSRSAGSLSGGEAQRIRLATQIGSGLTGVLYVLDEPSIGLHQRDNRRLIDTLIKLRDLGNTLIVVEHDEETIEAADWVVDIGPGAGVNGGEVVHSGPYSALLSDKNSMTGDYLSGRREIPMPKKRRKIDKKRLLSVVGAKANNLKNVTADFPLGVLTAVTGVSGSGKSSLVNDILYQVLASRLNGARTVPGKHTRVTGLDNLDKVVHVDQAPIGRTPRSNPATYTGVFDRIRTLFSETPEAKVRGYQPGRFSFNVKGGRCEACSGDGTIKIEMNFLPDVYVDCEVCHGKRYNRDTLAVHYKGKNIAEVLEMPIEEAADFFEPIQAIHRYMKTLVDVGLGYVRLGQSATTLSGGEAQRVKLATELQRRSNGRSIYVLDEPTTGLHFEDVRKLLEVLNGLVDKGNTVIVIEHNLDVIKSADWVIDLGPEGGSGGGEIIATGTPEQIARAEQSHTGQFLAEILGEGRSARKAS; encoded by the coding sequence GTGCCTATTGTCCCCGTTGTCACCCCAGGAAAACTCAGTGTTCGCGGTGCCCGCGTCCACAACCTCAAGAACGTCGACATCGACATCCCTCGCGACTCGCTGGTCGTGTTCACCGGGCTGTCCGGCTCCGGCAAGTCCAGCCTCGCATTCGACACGATCTTCGCCGAAGGGCAGCGCCGGTACGTCGAATCGCTGAGCGCGTATGCGCGCCAGTTCCTCGGCCAGGTCGATCGGCCAGACGTCGATTTCATCGAGGGCCTGAGCCCCGCCGTGTCGATCGACCAGAAATCCACCAACCGCAACCCGCGCTCGACGGTCGGCACGATCACCGAGATCTATGACTACATGCGACTGCTCTGGGCGCGTATCGGCATTCCGCACTGCCCGGAGTGCGGTGAGAAGATCCAGCGTCAGACCGTGCAGCAGATCGCGGATCAGCTCATGGAACTTCCCGAGCGCACCCGGTACCAGATCGTCGCCCCGGTCGTCTCGCAGAAGAAGGGCGAGTTCGTTGACCTGTTCCGCGAGCTCGGCGCGAAGGGCTACTCGCGTGCGATCGTCGACGGCGAACTCATCCAGCTCGCCGAACCGCCGACACTGAAGAAGAGCTACAAGCACGACATCGCCGTGGTCGTCGACCGGCTCGTGGCATCCGATGACATCCTCGGCCGCGTCACCGACTCGGTCGAGACCGCACTCGGACTCGCCGGTGGCGTCGTGCAGGTCAACTTCGTCGATGGCGAGGGGGACGACGCCTGGCAGACTTTCTCCGAGAAGCTGGCGTGCCCCAACGGTCACGCGCTCACCCTCACCGAGATCGAGCCCCGCACCTTCTCATTCAACGCGCCGTTCGGTGCGTGCCCGTCCTGCTCCGGTCTCGGCACCCGGATGTCGGTCGACGTCGACCTCATGCTCGGCGACGAGGACCTCTCCATCCGCGAAGGCGTCATCATTCCCTGGACGACCCAGGGCAAGGGCCTCTTCCAGTACTACGAGCGGCTGCTCGAGGGTCTCTCCCGTGACCTCGATTTTTCGTTGGACACCCCCTGGCGCAAGCTGCACTCCGACGTGCAAGACGCGATCCTGCGCGGCGAGAACTACAAGGTCACCGTCAAGTGGAAGAACCGCTACGGGCGGGAGATGCGCTACGCATCGGGCTTCGAGGGCGTCGTCCCCTATATCGAACGACAGTACCTGCAGGCGGAATCCGACAACCAGCGCAACCGCTGGGGGGAGTACCTCCGAGAGGTGCCCTGCCCGGTCTGTCAGGGCAACCGCCTCAAGCCCGAGGTGCTCGCCGTCCAGGTGCACGGACACTCCATCGCCGAGGTCTCGCACCTGAGCCTCGCAGACGCGCGCGGCTTCATGGAGAAGCTCGTGCTCACCGACCGCGAGGCGAAGATCGCGGCCCAGGTGCTTCGCGAGATCCGGCTGCGGCTCGACTTCCTGCTGCAGGTCGGACTGTCATACCTCAACCTCAGTCGCTCCGCCGGCTCGCTCTCCGGCGGTGAGGCGCAGCGCATCCGCCTGGCGACGCAGATCGGCTCCGGCCTCACGGGCGTGCTCTACGTCCTCGACGAACCCTCGATCGGCCTGCACCAGCGCGACAACCGCCGCCTCATCGACACGCTGATCAAGCTCCGCGATCTCGGCAACACTCTCATCGTCGTCGAGCATGACGAAGAGACCATCGAGGCGGCCGACTGGGTCGTCGACATCGGTCCAGGAGCCGGTGTCAACGGCGGTGAAGTGGTCCATTCCGGTCCTTACTCGGCGCTGCTGAGCGACAAGAACTCGATGACGGGGGACTACCTCTCCGGTCGCCGTGAGATCCCGATGCCGAAGAAGCGGCGCAAGATCGACAAGAAGCGGCTGCTGAGCGTCGTCGGTGCCAAGGCGAACAACCTGAAGAACGTCACGGCGGACTTCCCGCTCGGCGTGCTCACCGCTGTCACCGGCGTGAGTGGTTCCGGCAAGTCTTCGCTCGTGAACGACATCCTGTACCAGGTGCTCGCGTCGCGCCTGAACGGAGCGCGCACGGTGCCGGGCAAGCACACGAGGGTGACCGGGCTCGACAACCTCGACAAGGTCGTTCACGTCGACCAGGCACCGATCGGACGCACCCCCCGATCGAATCCGGCGACCTATACGGGTGTGTTCGATCGCATCCGCACCCTCTTCAGCGAGACCCCCGAAGCCAAGGTCCGCGGCTACCAGCCGGGGCGCTTCAGCTTCAACGTCAAGGGCGGACGCTGCGAGGCGTGCTCCGGCGACGGCACGATCAAGATCGAGATGAACTTCCTGCCTGACGTCTATGTCGACTGCGAGGTCTGCCACGGCAAGCGCTACAACCGCGACACCCTCGCCGTGCACTACAAGGGCAAGAACATCGCCGAGGTTCTCGAGATGCCGATCGAAGAGGCAGCGGACTTCTTCGAGCCGATCCAGGCGATCCACCGGTACATGAAGACGCTCGTCGACGTCGGACTCGGTTACGTGCGCCTCGGTCAGTCGGCGACGACCCTCTCCGGCGGCGAGGCTCAGCGCGTGAAGCTGGCGACCGAGCTCCAGCGCCGCAGCAACGGCCGCAGCATCTACGTGCTCGATGAGCCGACGACCGGTCTGCACTTCGAAGACGTCCGCAAACTCCTCGAGGTGCTCAACGGCCTGGTGGACAAGGGCAACACGGTCATCGTCATCGAACACAACCTCGACGTGATCAAGTCCGCGGATTGGGTGATCGATCTCGGGCCTGAGGGCGGCTCTGGTGGTGGCGAGATCATCGCGACCGGCACTCCGGAACAGATCGCTCGCGCCGAGCAGAGCCACACCGGGCAGTTCCTCGCGGAAATCCTCGGGGAAGGGCGCTCGGCGCGGAAGGCCAGCTGA